In Drosophila gunungcola strain Sukarami chromosome 2R unlocalized genomic scaffold, Dgunungcola_SK_2 000020F, whole genome shotgun sequence, a single window of DNA contains:
- the LOC128256567 gene encoding serine protease grass-like isoform X1: protein MMTLSAWLVIVVCLILQQQEVIGPYFLYPNCGLSYESNVSSRIVRGTEARIKSAPFMAYLVLNSSLHCGGTIISQRYILTAAHCMVPQLKVRLGEHDSTTNPDCQRGICNPPAEEFDIQAATKHRAFGAALTHDIALLKLTRNIVFNVHIQPICLLLNPAATPIATELQAFGWGRTATQHSSTVLQTTRLAWYANSYCQKRLPLLPVTQNQICVGLLGSDTCKGDSGGPLVVKVNYDGHARNLQLGIVSYGEDYCQSPGVYTFVPNYIQWIQQAMQRFGY from the exons ATGATGACTTTATCGGCATGGCTTGTCATCGTCGTCTGCCTGATCCTCCAGCAGCAGGAGGTGATCGGTCCCTACTTCCTGTACCCGAACTGCGGGTTGTCCTATGAGTCCAATGTGTCTTCTAGAATAGTTCGCGGAACGGAAGCGAGAATTAAGTCAGCTCCTTTTATGGCGTATTTGGTCTTAAACTCCAGCCTCCATTGTGGCGGAACGATCATTAGCCAAA GATACATCCTTACGGCCGCCCACTGCATGGTTCCCCAACT aaaGGTTCGCCTGGGAGAGCACGATAGTACCACGAATCCCGACTGTCAGCGCGGGATTTGCAATCCTCCTGCTGAGGAGTTCGACATCCAGGCGGCAACCAAACACCGAGCCTTCGGTGCAGCGTTAACCCACGACATAGCTCTGCTTAAACTGACCAGAAACATCGTGTTCAATG TTCACATCCAACCCATCTGCCTGCTCCTCAATCCGGCGGCCACTCCCATTGCGACCGAGCTGCAGGCCTTTGGGTGGGGCAGAACCGCCACCCAGCACTCCTCCACCGTGCTCCAGACCACGAGGCTAGCCTGGTACGCCAATAGCTACTGCCAAAAGAGGCTTCCGCTGCTCCCAGTCACCCAGAATCAGATTTGCGTGGGGCTCCTGGGTTCGGACACCTGCAAGGGCGACTCCGGGGGTCCGTTGGTGGTCAAGGTGAACTACGACGGACATGCCCGAAACTTGCAACTGGGCATTGTGAGTTACGGCGAGGATTATTGCCAAAGTCCGGGAGTCTATACATTTGTGCCAAATTACATTCAATGGATCCAACAAGCTATGCAGAGATTTGGATAttag
- the LOC128256559 gene encoding transmembrane protease serine 9-like, with amino-acid sequence MGIPAPRDNLEIYYAAWPPHCSSVVDESVQMRGVIIAIAALVIWVFCLQVTAEYLEDYCGFAGGISLKVSGGQDAIINSNPWMAFIHSSTELICGGTLITRRFVLTAAHCVNEGMAVKVRLGEYDETTTVDCVNGDCIPVAEEFNVDMGIRHGKFSEEGNQHDIALLRLDRAVTYKRHIKPICIILDTSDKTAFERLEWFVAMGWGETKSNRKKGPLKTVILQRFNNERCWESFTRLVHENQFCAGSREGDTCNGDSGGPLIRHVTHMGMLKAAQFGVVSYGSRDCTGIGVYTSVMDYADWIATVVRMNTDTAAPRMPRTYCNEFSSQESVEMMTLSAWLVIVVCLILQQQEVIGPYFLYPNCGLSYESNVSSRIVRGTEARIKSAPFMAYLVLNSSLHCGGTIISQRYILTAAHCMVPQLKVRLGEHDSTTNPDCQRGICNPPAEEFDIQAATKHRAFGAALTHDIALLKLTRNIVFNVHIQPICLLLNPAATPIATELQAFGWGRTATQHSSTVLQTTRLAWYANSYCQKRLPLLPVTQNQICVGLLGSDTCKGDSGGPLVVKVNYDGHARNLQLGIVSYGEDYCQKPPVAMSSVTEKSSLEMLTLSAGIVIGVCLILQQQKTEAAHFLNPICGVSYESFLGTRITNGKEAVLRSAPFMAYLTHNNKFHGGGSIISSRYILTAAHCLLTNLKVRLGEHDITTIRDCQGTICNPASEEYDIIAAFRHRHFNNITLAHDIGLLKLHRSINFNEHIQPICLLLNPASASYVREFQAFGWGLTAFNQHATVLQTTVLTRYDSNYCRRALLAPVTDNQICAGFDDTDTCEGDSGGPLVTKLDIDGVNRYVQLGIVSFGPTKCRSPAIYTYVPNYIRWIQQTMRAHDSIH; translated from the exons AGATAATCTGGAAATATATTATGCTGCTTGGCCGCCGCACTGTTCATCAGTTGTCGATGAGTCCGTTCAGATGAGGGGCGTTATAATAGCGATCGCAGCACTCGTCATCTGGGTATTCTGCCTTCAGGTCACTGCTGAATATTTGGAAGATTACTGCGGCTTTGCTGGCGGCATCAGCCTAAAAGTTTCAGGTGGCCAGGACGCGATAATAAATTCAAACCCATGGATGGCCTTTATTCACTCCTCCACTGAACTAATATGTGGAGGAACCCTCATCACCCGCC GTTTTGTCCTCACTGCAGCGCACTGTGTTAATGAAGGAATGGCAGT AAAGGTTCGCCTTGGAGAGTACGATGAAACTACCACAGTGGACTGCGTTAATGGAGACTGCATACCGGTAGCCGAGGAGTTCAATGTAGACATGGGCATCCGGCACGGAAAGTTTTCTGAGGAGGGAAACCAGCACGACATCGCTCTCCTTCGCCTTGATCGAGCAGTCACGTATAAAA gacACATTAAGCCCATCTGCATCATCCTGGACACCTCGGATAAGACCGCATTTGAGAGACTTGAGTGGTTTGTGGCCATGGGCTGGGGCGAGACCAAATCGAACCGAAAGAAGGGGCCACTCAAGACCGTGATTCTCCAGCGTTTCAATAACGAGCGCTGCTGGGAATCTTTCACCAGGCTGGTGCACGAGAACCAATTCTGTGCCGGCAGCCGAGAAGGCGATACCTGCAACGGTGACTCCGGCGGACCGCTCATCCGGCACGTGACCCACATGGGCATGCTCAAAGCCGCCCAGTTCGGAGTGGTCAGCTATGGGAGCAGGGATTGCACTGGCATCGGGGTCTACACGTCCGTGATGGACTACGCCGATTGGATCGCCACCGTGGTGAGGATGAACACCGATACGGCGGCACCAAGAATGCCGAGAACTTA CTGCAATGAGTTCAGTAGCCAGGAATCCGTTGAAATGATGACTTTATCGGCATGGCTTGTCATCGTCGTCTGCCTGATCCTCCAGCAGCAGGAGGTGATCGGTCCCTACTTCCTGTACCCGAACTGCGGGTTGTCCTATGAGTCCAATGTGTCTTCTAGAATAGTTCGCGGAACGGAAGCGAGAATTAAGTCAGCTCCTTTTATGGCGTATTTGGTCTTAAACTCCAGCCTCCATTGTGGCGGAACGATCATTAGCCAAA GATACATCCTTACGGCCGCCCACTGCATGGTTCCCCAACT aaaGGTTCGCCTGGGAGAGCACGATAGTACCACGAATCCCGACTGTCAGCGCGGGATTTGCAATCCTCCTGCTGAGGAGTTCGACATCCAGGCGGCAACCAAACACCGAGCCTTCGGTGCAGCGTTAACCCACGACATAGCTCTGCTTAAACTGACCAGAAACATCGTGTTCAATG TTCACATCCAACCCATCTGCCTGCTCCTCAATCCGGCGGCCACTCCCATTGCGACCGAGCTGCAGGCCTTTGGGTGGGGCAGAACCGCCACCCAGCACTCCTCCACCGTGCTCCAGACCACGAGGCTAGCCTGGTACGCCAATAGCTACTGCCAAAAGAGGCTTCCGCTGCTCCCAGTCACCCAGAATCAGATTTGCGTGGGGCTCCTGGGTTCGGACACCTGCAAGGGCGACTCCGGGGGTCCGTTGGTGGTCAAGGTGAACTACGACGGACATGCCCGAAACTTGCAACTGGGCATTGTGAGTTACGGCGAGGATTATTGCCAAA AACCGCCAGTTGCAATGAGTTCAGTAACTGAGAAATCGTCTCTCGAAATGCTAACTTTATCGGCGGGGATTGTTATTGGCGTCTGTCTGATCCTCCAACAGCAGAAGACGGAGGCAGCCCACTTCCTGAACCCCATCTGCGGGGTATCCTATGAGTCCTTTTTGGGGACCAGGATCACGAACGGAAAAGAAGCAGTTCTTAGATCGGCACCGTTTATGGCGTACTTAACTCACAACAACAAGTTTCATGGCGGTGGATCGATCATCAGCTCAA GATACATTCTAACGGCCGCCCACTGCCTTCTGACAAATCT GAAGGTGCGCCTAGGAGAACACGATATCACAACGATTCGGGACTGTCAGGGAACTATTTGCAATCCAGCATCAGAGGAATACGACATTATAGCTGCATTCAGGCATCGGCACTTCAATAACATAACCTTGGCACACGACATAGGTTTACTCAAACTACACAGAAGCATCAATTTTAATG AACACATCCAGCCTATATGCCTGCTTCTTAATCCGGCAAGTGCGAGTTATGTGCGTGAGTTCCAGGCCTTCGGCTGGGGATTAACCGCATTTAACCAACATGCCACAGTGCTCCAGACCACGGTGCTCACCCGATATGACAGCAACTACTGCCGAAGGGCCCTGCTAGCGCCAGTAACGGATAACCAAATTTGCGCAGGGTTTGACGATACGGACACCTGTGAGGGTGACTCCGGCGGACCGCTGGTGACCAAACTGGACATCGACGGAGTCAACCGCTACGTGCAGCTGGGCATCGTGAGCTTCGGCCCAACGAAGTGCAGGAGTCCAGCCATCTACACGTATGTGCCGAATTACATTCGGTGGATCCAGCAGACGATGCGGGCACATGATTCAATCCATTAA
- the LOC128256566 gene encoding phenoloxidase-activating factor 3, whose amino-acid sequence MNTTFIAFAVLASLLLIFTKCESTVDPMLLENDCGLTNSSNEVGPWTALLHENDKVFCAGTLITKRFILTAAQCVRVNTTVLVRLGEFGRYNIDFPEDHKVELSLRYRLFDSNSDGNDIALLKLSRNVVINYHIKPVCINKNPNQRPLGEYFVGYAWKNHKDEYYTENLSTITIGMYPEFRRQCDQLDIYTQFCAGPVNKQGTCNGIAGSALIKLTEDSSQTSRAFQFGISTSDKLDCQGTQGYTNVTKFYSWIQDNVLLFELSGYTPNKSYIASDYIKVY is encoded by the exons ATGAACACCACATTTATTGCTTTCGCGGTGCTGGCCAGCCTGCTCCTTATCTTTACAAAATGCGAGTCCACAGTGGATCCCATGTTGCTCGAGAACGACTGCGGACTGACAAATTCCTCCAACGAAGTGGGACCCTGGACAGCTCTTTTGCATGAGAATGATAAAGTCTTTTGTGCCGGAACTCTGATCACTAAAA gGTTTATTTTGACCGCTGCGCAATGCGTTAGAGTTAACACGACCGT ATTAGTTCGCTTGGGAGAGTTTGGCAGATATAATATTGACTTCCCGGAAGACCATAAGGTGGAGCTTTCTCTTAGGTACCGCCTCTTTGACAGCAATTCGGATGGCAATGACATCGCCCTGCTGAAATTGTCCAGAAATGTGGTTATTAATT ATCACATTAAACCGGTCTGCATTAATAAGAACCCGAACCAGCGTCCTCTTGGCGAATATTTTGTTGGATATGCCTGGAAGAATCACAAGGATGAGTACTACACAGAAAACCTCAGTACTATTACCATTGGGATGTATCCTGAGTTTAGGAGGCAATGCGATCAGTTAGACATCTATACCCAATTCTGCGCAGGCCCCGTGAATAAACAAGGAACCTGCAATGGAATAGCTGGCTCAGCCCTGATAAAACTAACGGAAGATTCAAGCCAGACGAGCCGGGCCTTTCAGTTTGGCATCTCGACTTCGGATAAATTGGATTGCCAGGGAACGCAAGGTTACACCAATGTGACGAAGTTCTACTCGTGGATTCAGGATAATGTGCTCCTTTTCGAGCTTTCAGGGTATACACCGAATAAAAGCTATATTGCAAGTGATTACATTAAGGTCTACTGA
- the LOC128256567 gene encoding CLIP domain-containing serine protease B10-like isoform X2, translated as MACHRRLPDPPAAGGYILTAAHCMVPQLKVRLGEHDSTTNPDCQRGICNPPAEEFDIQAATKHRAFGAALTHDIALLKLTRNIVFNVHIQPICLLLNPAATPIATELQAFGWGRTATQHSSTVLQTTRLAWYANSYCQKRLPLLPVTQNQICVGLLGSDTCKGDSGGPLVVKVNYDGHARNLQLGIVSYGEDYCQSPGVYTFVPNYIQWIQQAMQRFGY; from the exons ATGGCTTGTCATCGTCGTCTGCCTGATCCTCCAGCAGCAGGAG GATACATCCTTACGGCCGCCCACTGCATGGTTCCCCAACT aaaGGTTCGCCTGGGAGAGCACGATAGTACCACGAATCCCGACTGTCAGCGCGGGATTTGCAATCCTCCTGCTGAGGAGTTCGACATCCAGGCGGCAACCAAACACCGAGCCTTCGGTGCAGCGTTAACCCACGACATAGCTCTGCTTAAACTGACCAGAAACATCGTGTTCAATG TTCACATCCAACCCATCTGCCTGCTCCTCAATCCGGCGGCCACTCCCATTGCGACCGAGCTGCAGGCCTTTGGGTGGGGCAGAACCGCCACCCAGCACTCCTCCACCGTGCTCCAGACCACGAGGCTAGCCTGGTACGCCAATAGCTACTGCCAAAAGAGGCTTCCGCTGCTCCCAGTCACCCAGAATCAGATTTGCGTGGGGCTCCTGGGTTCGGACACCTGCAAGGGCGACTCCGGGGGTCCGTTGGTGGTCAAGGTGAACTACGACGGACATGCCCGAAACTTGCAACTGGGCATTGTGAGTTACGGCGAGGATTATTGCCAAAGTCCGGGAGTCTATACATTTGTGCCAAATTACATTCAATGGATCCAACAAGCTATGCAGAGATTTGGATAttag